The DNA sequence catcagtGCAAACACTTATCCAtacttagtgtgtgtgtgggggggggctgacaagtttttacttttactccttgcatttaaaaaaagagaaaactttTTCAATGtcgtcttgtttttttatttttattttaaaatgtcattagaTCTACCAGATTCTGAATCTGCCGTGGCTTTTTCCGAGAAAATATTGACTTCAAAGCAAAGTGAGAGAAATCACTTTCCAAATGTCTTTCAAACCCTGTAAAGACCAAGCTGCGAAAATATAAGATTAACATTGACTTTTTGTGCTAATGCACAGGAACAGTAACCCGTTTGTTTTGGGAATGTATTTACGCTTACATTTTTTTGGACTGATGTAAATAattgtttcaaatcaaaattcGAACccgcagcaaaaaaaaaaaaaaaaaaaaataggcatgTACTTTTGGGATATTGTATATTGTGTTGTAGTCAATCaagtctgttaaaaaaaatagtaagtgGGAAATGCGCAAATGTCCGTCATATCCGGATAGGTTTTGGGGTGCACTCGTTTGTAAACTGCGTTACCTGAGTGAGCGGGGCTCGTCCGACGAAGGGAGTTTTTTTAAGCACCGCTCGTGCGGTATGTGCGGTAGAATAACATTTAACGCTTAATCGCTTAACTGAAGGCGGGATGGCGAAAAGTTGAAGCTGAACTTTTCGTTGCAACTATTGCTCGAATTGCGGCGTAGGCGGTAAATAAACATCTGCAGGTTTCGCCAAATATCAGTTCCATCTTGGGGAAATTTCCCAAGTAGGCGCCGTTTAGTTTTGGCTTTTGGTTAAATCAAGAGGCGGCCTGGCCACTTGCTAAGCTAGCCGTCAACGTTTTCTTTGACTTGTAGAATGGCGACGAGAAAaccaaacaacatgtttgctgGTGAGTGGCCTGACTTTTATGAATTGATTAATTACTCACTGGGCTCCACTTTTAATGACTATGGGATTCGGTTTCTTTTCCTTATGTTGTGTGTAGGAGCTGGCGTCATTTCATTCTcttaaaaaaacagtaaaaaatgttttactatatcgacctttttttcccacccaaAAATCTATTGAAATTCTTATTAACCTATATGAATATTAAAACATAGGTAGACAATTACAATATAACATTGTGTTTCTcgtaaagtacaaaaaaaacaaaacttaacaatcaaacaaagaggaaaaatgtgcaaaaatgatCAGGCCCAGTTGCCTCCTTTTCATGCAAAGTCTATGAAAGAGAAGTCGCCAAGGTATTGTAATGTGTAAATACTTGTTACTTTTAAGGAAATTGTGTACAAATCAAATTCTACAAGAAAGTTTGGAGATGAAAGCCTTTGGCTTGAGCAAGTCTTCTTCTGTATGTGGCCCTCAGTAGAAAACGCTTGGACGTGCCTGACTCCGCTGACCCAAGTCTTTTGGGTTTTCATTGCCCTTTTGTTGCCCCTCCCGCCCAGATGTCAGTCTCCCCTTCGCCGCCTTGCAGCGGCTGGCTCCGCCCGTGCGCTTGCTGTCCGCCGCCTTCTGGAAGGTGATGAAGCAGCGGGACGTGGCGCAGTACGGCGTCCTGGAGGAGTTTGTGTCGTCCACGTGCGAGATGGTGTCGGGCTTGCTCACCTTGAGGCACCAGGTCAAGCTCACATTGGGGCTTAGATCCCGGGTGGGTATCTTTTTAAGAGCGTCCGACGCCAATAGTTTGTCTTTAGCTGCATAAAAGACATGCAGACAAAAATAAAGGGAGAAAAGTCATCTTTACGAAAGTCCAACATTTTGGAAAGTGCGTCGTCAATTGTTTGTCTTCCTTTTAGCGAagtcaatagtttgtcttcattttaagAAAGCGGTGTCCCTTACCTAATGTTTTCTGTGTGGTAACGTGCTCTTCTGTACGACTAAAAAGAATTGGGTCTCACGCtcactaacaattattttaataaatgattAATCTGTTGGACAAGGTCTCGAAACGATGAATTGATAATCAAAATAGTGGTCAATTCATATGATGATCGATTTGTTGTCGATGAATCGTTGCGCCTGTACACCAGTACTATGGCGAACATGTAAGTCAAGGAGGCGTGCGGCTCACCCGTCCACGGTGTCAGATCCTGACCGCCAACTCTTTCTCCTTTTCAGCTCATCTTGGAGCTTCTGCGCACCCCCCAACCTGATGCGAGGGTCATCAAGACGCACCTGAGAAGGATCTACGCTGCTTCCACCCCGTCGACGTCTTCGGCTCCAACTGTGGTAGGCGCCCGCATTCGATCTCTCGTATGGGATCTGCCCTcaaccattttttatttttgtttggtccCTGCAGAAGATGGACGTCAAGGTGGAAAAATCAGTGGCGAATTTCCACACGTTGGTGCACGAGCTGCTCACCGACCCGGCCGCCAAAGAGGAGTTCTTCCAGGCGAGTCGCTGTCGGCCAATTGCACATAAGCAACGGATCTTCATTTTACTTTACACTaacctcccaaaaaaacaccactgtgcttttaatgaagaaaatggaactgcattgtaaaatacaaatgtaacaaCTTAATAGaagaaataaaatgcttttataAAGTGTAGCTCCGGTTGGCTATTTATCGCGCAGTGCA is a window from the Phycodurus eques isolate BA_2022a chromosome 23, UOR_Pequ_1.1, whole genome shotgun sequence genome containing:
- the tinf2 gene encoding TERF1-interacting nuclear factor 2 isoform X2; its protein translation is MATRKPNNMFADVSLPFAALQRLAPPVRLLSAAFWKVMKQRDVAQYGVLEEFVSSTCEMVSGLLTLRHQVKLTLGLRSRLILELLRTPQPDARVIKTHLRRIYAASTPSTSSAPTVKMDVKVEKSVANFHTLVHELLTDPAAKEEFFQEEFPHDYGPLFDQALEKLLWEFLIRLDQLLPVPSLSQTVSWLSETPAVLEECARAATQPQLLKILLDHQTCLGHLEPAGIITQEKAEAPCHHLCDGATQTRRASPATTTLPIPRTKRPRSSKRGCL